The following coding sequences lie in one Lolium perenne isolate Kyuss_39 chromosome 2, Kyuss_2.0, whole genome shotgun sequence genomic window:
- the LOC139835201 gene encoding uncharacterized protein: MRADGATESRHPPPSSLTFTELHTALGEAHVAEIKRLTALVEEAAQKNRKLIALGTEAQAKALAEAREGFVKESFYREAEFRAQQAEEARKRAKAEVAELTKVLEQKGRELEDVITEYKVKLEAATDARDSARGAAASLREEVAALKQQHAKELAAEKEASEGIVLAVQAEKTNFEAFVREMSRQILGKFLLSHFLFYLPGV, translated from the exons ATGCGAGCGGACGGGGCGACCGAGTCGCGTCATCCGCCGCCGTCTTCATTGACCTTCactgagctccacacggcgcttggcgaggcgcatgtg gcggagattaagcggctgaccgcgcttgtggaggaggcggcgcagaagaaccggaagctgattgccctgggca cagaggcgcaggcaaaggctcttgccgaggctcgggaagggttcgtcaaggagtccttctaccgtgaagccgagttccgggcgcagcaggccgaagaggcccggaaaagggcgaaagcggaggtggcggaattgacgaaggtcctggagcagaagggccgggagctggaggacgtcatcaccgaatacaaggtgaagctggaggccgcgactgatgcgcgggactctgcacgtggggctgccgcgtctctgcgggaggaggtggcggccttgaagcagcagcacgccaaagaacttgctgcggagaaggaggcgtccgagggcatcgtcctggcggtgcaggccgagaagaccaacttcgaggctttcgtcagggagatgtcgcggcagattcTTGGTAAGTTCTTGTTGTCGCACTTCTTGTTTTATTTGCCGGGGGTTTGA